The following DNA comes from Kineococcus rhizosphaerae.
TGCTCGTCGGCGGCGACCTCACCGGCGACCTCACCGGCGAGCGCCGGGGCGCTCGGGGCGCTCGGGGCGCTCGAGGTGTCGGGACCGGTGGCGCTGCGGGCGGTGCTCTCGGCGGCGTCGGCGGCGGCGAGCAGGGCCTCGAAGTCGAGGGCCTCGCGCTGCTCCAGGCCGTCGGTGGCGGTGGTGGGGTCGGGCAAGGACTCTCCCGTGGAGTGGTCGGTGCGGGTTTCGGGGCCGGTCTCGGTGCCGGTGGGGGCGCCGGCGCCGTCCATCTCGACGGTCACCTCGTAGCGCTCCTTGCTGAAGAAGCCGGCGACGCCTCCGGAGCGGATGCGCTCGGCGCGCACGACGCGCGCGGCGCTGCCGTGCTGCTCGCGCACGGAGTTCAGGAGTTCCTGCAGGTCAGAGCCTTCAAGAAGCAAGTGCATGGACACCGCTCACCGATCCAACCGTCTCGATCCGGGGGTGGTTGCTCACGTCGTCGTAGGACAGGACGTGCAGGCGGCCCACGGCCACCTTCAGCAGGCGGCGCAGCGGGGCGCGCAGCGGGGGTGCGCACACCAGGACCGCGCTGATGCCCTGCCCTTCGGCACGTTCGAGGCAGGAACTTGAGCCGGTCACCAGGTGCTCGGCGGTCAGGGCGTCCAGGGCGAGGCTGGCGCCGATCTCCCCGGGGCGCAGGGAGTCGGCCAGCTGCTGCTCCAGGAGCGGGTCCAGGGTGATGACGTGCAGGACGCCGTCCTGCTCGTGGACGGCCGCCACGGCCGGGCCCAGGGCGCGGCGGGAGGCCTCCACGAGCCCGTCGAGGTCGGAACCGGCCTTGGCGCGCAGGGACAGCGCCTCGAAGATGCGCGCCAGGTCCCGGATCGGGACGGCCTCGTCGAGCATGGCCTGCAGGACGCGCTGGACCTCCCCGAGGGTGAGGACGGCGGGGGTGAGCTCGTCGACGACGGCGGGGTGGGTGCGCTTGAGGGCCTCCACGAGCGACCGGACGTCCTCGCGGGACAGCAGGCGCGGGGCGTGGGTGCGCACGAGCTCACCGAGGTGGGTGATGAGGACGCTGGCGCGGTCGACGACGGTGGCGCCGGTGAGCTGGGCCTGGTGGCGCAGCTCGGCGGGGATCCACTTGCCGGCCAGGCCGAAGACGGGTTCGACGGTGCTGCGGCCGGGCAGGCCGTCGAGGTTGTCGCCCAGGGCCAGCACCTGCCCGGGCGGGGCCATGCCGCGGGCCACCTCGACGCCGGAGATGCGCACCGCGTAGGTGGACACGGGCAGGTCCAGGGAGTCGCGGGTGCGCACCGGCGGCACGACCAGGCCCAGCTCCAGGGCGATCTTGCGGCGCAGGGCGCGGACGCGCTCGAGCAGGTCGCCGCCGCCGGAGGTGTCGACGAGGTCGACCAGGTCGGGGGCCAGGACGACCTCCAGGGGGTCGACGCGCATCTCCTCGAGGAGGTTCTCGGCGGCCTCACCGGGGTTGACGGGGGCGGGGGCCAGCTCGGCCAGCGCGGCCTGGCGGGCGGCCGCCTTGTCGCGCTTGGCGATGCGGGTGGAGGCGTAGATCGCGGCGCCGCCGACGACGAGGAACGGCAGCTTCGGCATGCTGGGGATCAGGGCCAGGACGACGAGGGCGCCGCCGGCGATCTGGAAGGCCAGCTTCTGCGAGGACAGCTGCTTGATCGCCTCGGAGCCCATGTCACCGGCGCCGGTGGAGCGGGTGACGATGAGGCCGGTGGCCACCGACAGCAGCAGCGCGGGCACCTGGGAGACCAGGCCGTCACCGATGCTGAGCAGCGCGTACTTCTGGATGGACTCCGCCGGGCCGAGGCCGTGCTGGACCATCCCGATGGCGAAGCCGCCGATGAGGTTGATCAGCATGATGATGATGCCGGCGATGGCGTCGCCCTTGACGAACTTCGAGCCACCGTCCATGGCGCCGTAGAAGTCGGCCTCGGCGGTGACGTCGGCGCGGCGCTGTCGGGCGGTGGCCTCGTCGATGAGCCCGGCGTTGAGGTCGGCGTCGATGGCCATCTGCTTGCCGGGCATGGCGTCGAGGGTGAAGCGGGCGCCGACCTCGGCGACGCGCTCGGCGCCCTTGGTGATGACGACGAACTGGATGACGACCAGGATCAGGAAGATCACCAGGCCGATGACCAGCGATCCGGAGATCACGAAGTGCCCGAAGGCCTCGATGACCTTGCCGGCGTAGCCGTCGGACAGCACCAGCCGCGTCGAGGCGACGTTCAGGCCGAGGCGGAACAGGGTCAGGACGAGGATCAGCGAGGGGAAGACGGAGAAGTCCAGGACCCGCTTGACGAACATCGTCATCAGCAGCGCCACGAGCGAGAGCGTGATGTTGAGGGCGATGAGGAAGTCCAGCAGCGCCGCCGGCAGGGGCACGACGAGCAGCAGGACGATGCCGACGACCCCCGCGGGGACCACCAGTTGCGAGAGGTTCGGAAGTCTCACTGCACCGCCTGTCGATCTCGGGCACCCGTTCGGGCGTCACTCGTCCAGCGGCCCGTCCGTGGCCCCGCTTCAGCCTTCCTGGCTACGCCCTCCTTCGGCACCCGCGGCGGTGTCCTTTAACGCACCCGTCCGGGTGACGGGCGCCCGCGCCACCCGTGTCGCCCCGTGTCGCCCCGGGAACGCACGGACCCCGCTCCCGCGCAGCGGGAACGGGGCCGGGAGGACGGGCGGGTGGGCCGCTTCACCAGCCGGCGGCGGCCTCGGCGGTGCGCGTCAGGGCCTTGTCGATGGCGCCGGCGAGGGCGCTGACCACGAACGGCTTGGTCAGGTAGAGGGCGCCGAGCTCCTCACCGGCGGCGATGTCCTCGGGGCGCACACGGGCGGACAGGAAGATCGCGGGCAGGTCGGCGTGCTCGGGCTGGGCGCGCAGGGTGCGCAGGACCTCCAGGCCGGTCATGCCGGGCATCGCGACGTCCAGGACGACGACCTCGGGGGCCCCGCGGTCGGCGATGACGGCGAGCGCCTCGGGGCCGGAGGGGGCGGACACGACGCGGTGGCCGAGTCCTCGCAGCCGCAGCTCCACGAGCTGACGGATGTCGGGGTCGTCCTCGACGACCAGCACTCGGGCCATGGGGGTCCTCCTGGACCTGGTGGGGGGACGGGGAACGGACGCGGTGGGAGCGGTGGCGTGGTGGGCTCCCCCGGCCCATCGGCCGGGCTCAGCCGGTGCTGAGCCGCTCGCGCAGCCCCGGGTCCCGGGCCGCGGCGACGGGGAACGTGGCCCGCAGGGTCGCGCCGCCGCCGGGGGTGGGCTCGGCGACGATGCGCCCGCCGTGGCGCTCGACGATGCGCTGGCAGGTGGCCAGGCCGATGCCGTGCCCGGCCCGGCGGCCTCGTGCGTCGTCGGTGGAGGGGCCGGCGGTGGGACCCGCGGAAGGGTCGGCGCAGGGGTCCGCAGCGGGGTCGGCGGCGGAGGTGAACATCCCGAAGACCCGGTGGCGGTGGGCGGGGTCGATGCCGCGGCCGTTGTCGACGACGGCCAGTTCCCAGCCGCCGGGCCGGTCCGCGACGCGGACCTCGACGCGGCAGGGGCGCCCGGGGTGGCGGTAGCGCACCGAGTTGCCCACGAGGTTCTGCAGCAGCTGGCGCAGCAGGACGGGGTCGGCGCGGACGTGGGCGGCGGTGCCGGCGCCGTCGAGGCCGGTCTCGGTGTAGGCGATCTCGACGGCGCCGGCGGCGGCGCCGAGGTCCTCCACGACGTGGGACAGCACGTCGCGCACGGCGACGGGCCTCGCGGCGAACCCGGTGGAGTCGGCGCGGGCGTGCTCGAGGACGGCCTCGATGAGGCCCTGCATGCGCCGGGCGGCGCGCAGGGCGGTGCCGGTCCAGGCCGCACCCTGCGCGCCGAGGGCCTCGGCGTGGACGTCGAGGACGAGTTCGAGGTAGCCGATGACGGAGGTCAGCGGGGCCGCGAGGTCGTGGCTGGCGACGGCGGCGAGGTTGGCCAGGTCGTCGTTGGAGCGCCGCAGCCGCTCCCCCGCCTCCTCCAGCGCGTGGATGCGGGCCCGGTCGGCGGTGATGTCCTGCATGGCGACGACGGCCCCGATGACGGCGCCCGCCTCGTCGTGCAGGGCGCGGCCGGTGCAGGTGACGCGCACCGGGTCCGCGTCCCGGGGGGCGATGACGATCTCGACGCCGCGGACGTCCTCGCCGGCCAGGGCGCGCGCCAGGGGCACGTCGGCGGCGGCCAGCGGGGTCCGGCCGTCGGCGGCGTGCAGGCCGTAGGCGCGGGCGTGCTCGGTCGAGGGCATCCGCGGGTCGGGAGCCAGGCCGTGGATGCGGCGGGCGGTGGGGTTGAACACCGTCAGGGAGCCCCGGGCGTCGCAGGCCACGACGGCGACGCCGACGGAGTCGAGCAGGGCGGCGGTGAACTCCTCGCGCGTCTCCAGCTCGGTCAGGGTGTGCTGCAGCAGGTGGCGCTGCTCCTCGACCTCGGCGACGAGGTGGGCCTGGTCGCGGTGGCGGCGGCGGCGTTCGAGCAGGGCCATGACGACCCCGGCGAGGTCGCGCAGCCGCTCGACCTGCTCGGGGGTGAGGGTGCGGGGGGTGG
Coding sequences within:
- the flhA gene encoding flagellar biosynthesis protein FlhA; its protein translation is MRLPNLSQLVVPAGVVGIVLLLVVPLPAALLDFLIALNITLSLVALLMTMFVKRVLDFSVFPSLILVLTLFRLGLNVASTRLVLSDGYAGKVIEAFGHFVISGSLVIGLVIFLILVVIQFVVITKGAERVAEVGARFTLDAMPGKQMAIDADLNAGLIDEATARQRRADVTAEADFYGAMDGGSKFVKGDAIAGIIIMLINLIGGFAIGMVQHGLGPAESIQKYALLSIGDGLVSQVPALLLSVATGLIVTRSTGAGDMGSEAIKQLSSQKLAFQIAGGALVVLALIPSMPKLPFLVVGGAAIYASTRIAKRDKAAARQAALAELAPAPVNPGEAAENLLEEMRVDPLEVVLAPDLVDLVDTSGGGDLLERVRALRRKIALELGLVVPPVRTRDSLDLPVSTYAVRISGVEVARGMAPPGQVLALGDNLDGLPGRSTVEPVFGLAGKWIPAELRHQAQLTGATVVDRASVLITHLGELVRTHAPRLLSREDVRSLVEALKRTHPAVVDELTPAVLTLGEVQRVLQAMLDEAVPIRDLARIFEALSLRAKAGSDLDGLVEASRRALGPAVAAVHEQDGVLHVITLDPLLEQQLADSLRPGEIGASLALDALTAEHLVTGSSSCLERAEGQGISAVLVCAPPLRAPLRRLLKVAVGRLHVLSYDDVSNHPRIETVGSVSGVHALAS
- a CDS encoding response regulator, which translates into the protein MARVLVVEDDPDIRQLVELRLRGLGHRVVSAPSGPEALAVIADRGAPEVVVLDVAMPGMTGLEVLRTLRAQPEHADLPAIFLSARVRPEDIAAGEELGALYLTKPFVVSALAGAIDKALTRTAEAAAGW
- a CDS encoding sensor histidine kinase, with translation MTSTRQHTPAADRVPRLLAGPGTPAPGVEVLRLAALHGYDLLDTPADPELDAVVRIAAALAGVPTATVNLIDSQRQCQLSAVGFVGGDCARSESLCARNLGDPDVVVVPDARTDARYGDSAWVDGRLAEVVFYASAPLITPDGHHLGGLCVFDSTPRTLTPEQVERLRDLAGVVMALLERRRRHRDQAHLVAEVEEQRHLLQHTLTELETREEFTAALLDSVGVAVVACDARGSLTVFNPTARRIHGLAPDPRMPSTEHARAYGLHAADGRTPLAAADVPLARALAGEDVRGVEIVIAPRDADPVRVTCTGRALHDEAGAVIGAVVAMQDITADRARIHALEEAGERLRRSNDDLANLAAVASHDLAAPLTSVIGYLELVLDVHAEALGAQGAAWTGTALRAARRMQGLIEAVLEHARADSTGFAARPVAVRDVLSHVVEDLGAAAGAVEIAYTETGLDGAGTAAHVRADPVLLRQLLQNLVGNSVRYRHPGRPCRVEVRVADRPGGWELAVVDNGRGIDPAHRHRVFGMFTSAADPAADPCADPSAGPTAGPSTDDARGRRAGHGIGLATCQRIVERHGGRIVAEPTPGGGATLRATFPVAAARDPGLRERLSTG